The following DNA comes from Triplophysa dalaica isolate WHDGS20190420 chromosome 10, ASM1584641v1, whole genome shotgun sequence.
CAGAAGGACGCGTTTATAACTGAAGCGGTGAGGTGGACGTCAGCCCGGGCGCTCGTGCGGCTCGTTTGTTCCGGGTCGTTACCTCAGGATGTTGTGCGCTTCCATACTGCGGTTCTGGTTGCTGGAGCACACGACCGCGACACGCAGTGGATCGACCGGCATGACTATCTAAAGTTTGACGGGGTTCGAGAGGGTCGACGCGAGCTCGACTCGACGATTCTGCTCCGATCCGCTGACGGTAGAAAATGGCGGATGAGCTGCGCAGCTGCTTAAATGACGTCACAAGACGAGGCGGGGAGAGGGGGCGGGGCGTCGGCGAAGggctaaataataaaatacggTTTGTCTATTATCATTACAACTTAAAACCGTGTAgtatatatcatattttatcTGTTAGTAAGTAGGCtacatcatttttataatctttAATATCAATCAACATGAAGAAAGCTCATATTTGAAGAGTtaggttccaaaatgagattcaCTTTTTCAAAAATcgtatttttttcaattgttcattttcattaatatcaatcaaactgcagttggtttgttttgatttactgcattataactaaaaaatacagaataacacaacaaaacacaataaaaacatgataattaaaaacataGAGTTATCAATTTTTGAAACAAACTCTTAATTTTGTCATGTTGGGTAAACTACTCTAAAAAAGTAATGAATCACTAGTTACTGATGACATGTTCAATAGtgtcattagattactgtacaaatcactctctctcaaagtatttagttacttattacttatgactttctatatcctacattaCCTTTCatcagttcagtgattcaatGATAGACGTGAAACGGCTTCTTTAATTCATTcaagtaaataatattaaactacataaagtaatattattaactgaacaaagtattacaaatgagaaattacacattaaagcacggtgtttaaagttagactttgaatatTGATGTCAATTCAACgattacacacacatatattacacacagtatttagtttaattacatcaaaagtaactgtaattaaattatagaaaaaataagagcaatcccttactttactttttcaagggaaaattaattaaattacagtaactaattacttagtaactaggtACACCCACAACGTTTTTTTTACTAATTAAAACTAATAATCCACAACAAGTTCGTTATTAAATTAATCCTTTTATTGACACAaaagttttgtaatacagaggAATTAAAGCACAGTATTGAAATGACCATCCGGTCACCCAGTTCTCATTTTGGTGAATATTACTCTATAATTCGTGAGAGTTGTGTGAAGATAAGgcataatgtaaattattgggtaagacacacacacaacattacaGTACAAAACTGCACAGCATCCCTTTAAGAAAGTAAAGCAGCTTGTCCTCCTCACTAAAGCCTAAACCCACACAAAGTCGTCATGTTCGCTTTTACAGACCAGAAGAAATATTCGTCTAACTATAAGTGTAGATATCACAGAGTGCACGGTTTTTCTGGTGAATGACATGATTAAACGAGAGAAGAAGTGAGTGTGTGGCTGTGTTCAGAATATCATCCTGCTGTACTGTACCACATTATTGCTGCTGTTCACATAAAATACACAGATTTCACCAAATGTGCCGTACGTAATAGTTTCACATTTCAAGTGCAAAGAACAAAACTCATATCAACCATTTTTCAGACTGACTGTCTCTGGAAATGTCAATTGACGTCATGTGACCTCCAGACACGTAAAGATAAGTCCATTATACTGTAACTGTGTAATAAACAAAGATAAAGGTTAAGAATGAAAAATAAGCCACTTGATAAAACGATGAGATGGTGTTTGAATGATGAAATGTTTCACTGCGCAGTTAACAGTTCTGCATTCTGAACACAGCctgtatgtttgtgtagatGACGAGCACCTCAGGAACAGTGTCGCAGTTTTACATGAATCCTGCATTTCATGTGTGATCCTGAGCTCTAGgacacaagtgtgtgtttgtgtgtttcacaggtgtgtgtgtaagtgtgatCTGTGCGAATGCTGCGCGCTGAGCGTGTGTTGTGGATTCATGATGTTTTCTGTGATGTACGCCACCAGGAGACAGATGATGACCAGCATCACGCAGATGGCCCCGCCCACTGTTGTCATGGCGATGACGATGTCCTGCATCCCGTTGGGCGCGAGGTTGAACTCCACGCAGGCTGCGGGCCGTTCGGCGGCGTAGGGCCGCACGCAGAGGCGGTAGGGGGCATCCGCGTGCAGTTCATCGAGTAAATAATCCCTGCAGCTGCTGCCTAAATGCACCCCGGCGCATTCAAACTGTGCGTAGCTGCCGTTCCACCAGCAGCTGAGCCTGAAGCCGCCCGTCTGACCCGGGCTCTTTGGTGGGGCGCTGGAGTCCTGGGGCGCGTGTCCCGGTACGGTCCACTGAATGAACACGCTGCTGTTGGACAGAACATTGGCTGTCAGTTGCCCGTCGGGTGACCTCACCTGGCGACACGAAGAGACGGGGCATCTAAAGTCGGACAGGGTGTACCGGAAACACAGACGCCCCGGGTCACCCGCGCTCAGGATGCGGTACGCGCACAGTGGCCCAATTTCAGAGCCCAATGATGGCCTCGCTCTGGCAGTGCTGCTGTCGTCCTGTAGCTTTGGTATCAGCTCGATGTTTGATTTATTGAGTTCCGGAGTGTCTGTGTTTATCGACCTATTCATATTATCACCGTCGGCGGTTTCATATGGCGAAGAACGGACGGTCCGGTTCGGTAAAGCTAAACTCGCGGTGCTGACACACATCAGAAGAGCACAGCAGCGGACGAGATCCGATCCCTGACGGCGTGACATGTCTGATCTAACGGCTTTATATATTCAGACACGACCGACAGATGCGCGGAATAACGGCGCGCGTGCCGCCGCCATCACACCGGTGCGCGAGACGACctgcagaaaaacagaaagaaacaaatgaaCGAACCGAACCAGAATCATGCAGCGACACAACAACACTATCACACGAACAAGTGTCGCACACACAAATAGCGTTTTATTGTTAAGCATAAAACAGAAACTGAATGAAGGATTTTACCTCAGGATGACGAGATCAACGTCCGCTTCAGCCGCCGATCGAGAACGAGcatctgagtgtgtgtgcgcgcgcgcgcatgtgtgtgtgtgtgtgcactgttaactattattattagttCACACATTTTAGTGCAGCAGGTCTACGTGATGTTCGTTATTTGTTTCTATTCATGTTTTCTGACTGACTAAAACTGattttgacatgacaagagagAAACACGAAAAGCATGAACATTTATATAGAATAAAGTTTGAATTAACAAAGCATGAAGGAATAATGATATAGATATGATCAAAAGATGAATCCAGAGatgatgtaataaatacatttactcaTCACTTACAGATTGAAATGCTGAAGTCAGTGATTAGTGGTCCAAACATACGCACGCGCTCGTCTGTGGAGGATTGAATCAGCGTCTTAGTGTCAGAAAAGTGCAGCATCAGAAAGTTTAATAAAGTCTCCAGAGTGCACGAGCCTCAATACATCTTTATCAGccctttacacacacatatggagagagagagagagagagagagagtgtgtgagagtgagtgagagagagagagagagagagagagagagagagatagagagagagagagagagagagaga
Coding sequences within:
- the fndc10 gene encoding fibronectin type III domain-containing protein 10; translated protein: MSRRQGSDLVRCCALLMCVSTASLALPNRTVRSSPYETADGDNMNRSINTDTPELNKSNIELIPKLQDDSSTARARPSLGSEIGPLCAYRILSAGDPGRLCFRYTLSDFRCPVSSCRQVRSPDGQLTANVLSNSSVFIQWTVPGHAPQDSSAPPKSPGQTGGFRLSCWWNGSYAQFECAGVHLGSSCRDYLLDELHADAPYRLCVRPYAAERPAACVEFNLAPNGMQDIVIAMTTVGGAICVMLVIICLLVAYITENIMNPQHTLSAQHSHRSHLHTHL